From one Chryseobacterium sp. 3008163 genomic stretch:
- a CDS encoding sterol desaturase family protein has translation MKDLFDLSSMSFVQYLFFAGLYYWICYFLLKKTLSNAKIQQKEITETDVRREVFHSTISSFIMTFMIYVVVHTPLRQYTNIYKNISDYSLYWLIGSILIGLFIHDTYFYWMHRLLHHKKIFRLIHLVHHKSTNPSPFAAYSFHVLEAFAEGLIVPLLLFVIPLYPISIYAFVLSSLVINIYGHLGYEIAPQWLRKSFLFKILNTSVYHNLHHKQFKGNYGLYFRFWDRIMKTENPDYEKVYDKIQQKRFEEKF, from the coding sequence ATGAAAGATTTGTTTGATCTGAGCTCAATGAGTTTTGTGCAATACCTCTTTTTTGCTGGATTGTATTATTGGATATGTTATTTTTTGTTAAAAAAAACTTTAAGCAATGCAAAAATCCAACAGAAAGAAATTACAGAAACGGATGTTAGAAGAGAAGTTTTTCACTCTACTATCTCATCGTTTATAATGACTTTCATGATCTATGTTGTAGTTCATACTCCATTAAGACAATACACTAATATTTATAAAAATATTAGTGATTATTCTTTGTATTGGTTAATAGGAAGTATTCTAATAGGACTATTCATTCATGACACCTATTTTTATTGGATGCATAGGCTTTTACATCATAAAAAAATTTTCAGACTTATACACTTAGTACATCACAAATCTACAAATCCAAGCCCATTTGCTGCGTATTCCTTTCATGTATTAGAGGCTTTTGCAGAGGGTTTAATTGTGCCTTTATTACTATTTGTCATTCCCCTATATCCTATAAGTATTTATGCATTTGTTTTGAGTTCTTTGGTGATAAATATTTATGGACATTTAGGGTACGAAATTGCCCCTCAATGGCTGAGAAAATCTTTTCTTTTTAAAATACTAAACACTTCAGTGTATCATAATCTTCACCACAAGCAATTTAAAGGAAATTATGGTCTTTATTTTAGATTTTGGGACAGGATAATGAAAACCGAAAACCCCGATTATGAAAAAGTATATGATAAAATACAACAGAAGAGATTTGAAGAGAAATTTTGA
- a CDS encoding M28 family peptidase encodes MKKLTYLVLFLFSATVFAQEVSTERIKTVISTLASDEMKGREIGTPENDNAANYIATLFKENNLEYCTGNSYLVPFDYKGKTAYNVCGIKKGKSEKILGFSGHFDHIGVSKKGGEDTIYNGADDDASGITTLVGIADYFKNKKPEFSMVFMAFNGEEKGMLGSTAIAEDKGLDKIYKNLDALFNFEMVATESEFGKNAVFITGDEFSDLDELFNQNAVNGLKIHPDPYASEQLFYRSDNVSFVKKKIIAHSISTADMSKIKHYHQLNDDINVVDFDNLTQLINNFGKTLEKLNTKNFNPKYNDKVKFN; translated from the coding sequence ATGAAAAAACTAACCTACCTCGTTCTATTTTTATTCTCTGCAACAGTTTTTGCACAGGAAGTATCTACAGAAAGAATTAAAACGGTGATCTCTACTTTAGCTTCAGATGAAATGAAAGGCCGTGAAATAGGAACACCTGAAAATGATAATGCAGCGAATTATATTGCAACACTTTTTAAAGAAAACAATTTAGAATACTGCACCGGAAATTCTTATCTCGTACCGTTTGATTACAAAGGAAAAACAGCGTACAATGTTTGCGGAATCAAAAAAGGAAAATCTGAGAAAATATTAGGCTTTTCAGGACACTTTGATCATATCGGAGTGAGCAAAAAAGGAGGTGAAGATACTATCTACAATGGCGCAGATGACGACGCGAGTGGAATTACAACTTTGGTAGGAATTGCAGATTATTTTAAAAATAAAAAACCTGAGTTCTCTATGGTTTTCATGGCATTTAATGGTGAAGAAAAAGGAATGCTCGGTTCAACGGCAATTGCTGAAGATAAAGGTTTAGATAAAATTTATAAAAATCTTGATGCGCTTTTTAATTTTGAAATGGTTGCCACAGAATCTGAATTTGGAAAAAATGCTGTTTTCATCACGGGCGACGAATTTTCTGACCTTGATGAATTGTTTAATCAAAACGCTGTAAACGGTTTAAAAATACATCCTGACCCTTACGCGTCAGAGCAATTATTCTACAGATCAGACAATGTGAGCTTTGTGAAGAAAAAAATCATTGCCCATTCTATTTCTACTGCAGATATGAGTAAAATAAAACATTACCACCAATTGAACGATGACATTAACGTCGTTGATTTTGATAATCTTACCCAATTAATCAACAATTTCGGGAAGACTTTGGAAAAATTAAACACAAAAAACTTCAATCCGAAGTATAATGATAAAGTAAAATTCAATTAA
- a CDS encoding DUF1801 domain-containing protein, producing MNPIQEYFFRIDEPERSTLLFLRKKILESDPENITETLSFGLPFFKFKKKMLCYLYYSKKHQKHYISFYHGDRLDYPELISEGRKKFKILLIDMDEDLPLDLILTFINEVKKHIN from the coding sequence ATGAACCCTATACAAGAGTACTTCTTCAGAATCGACGAACCTGAGCGAAGTACTCTTTTGTTTTTAAGAAAGAAGATTTTAGAATCGGATCCTGAAAACATTACTGAAACTTTAAGTTTCGGACTTCCGTTTTTTAAGTTTAAAAAGAAAATGCTGTGTTATCTGTATTACAGCAAAAAGCATCAGAAACATTACATCAGCTTTTATCATGGTGATCGATTAGATTATCCGGAATTGATTTCTGAGGGCAGAAAGAAGTTTAAAATCCTTTTGATTGATATGGATGAGGATTTGCCATTAGACCTCATACTTACCTTTATCAATGAGGTAAAGAAACATATTAATTGA
- a CDS encoding helix-turn-helix transcriptional regulator: MAIKKAIIAVFIILTFLVSFFYIYTWRKAGVEYFYFSLLFALPFFFNYKEDYYSILFIVLFIALNFIGCLFIDLDFLPKSKFIKHDDFKIIQLLNILFSVTTFLIDIFFISQKDKLIYGLMKETESKDSTIEDLVKINNELMKQQIIINNLTEDNISEILDLAENDSPLFLDKFQIYFPDFTPNILKINSNLINSEIHICALMRLNFDTKKIALCTNSSVRAVESRKYRIRKKLNIPSDININNFILRI; the protein is encoded by the coding sequence ATGGCTATTAAAAAAGCAATCATTGCAGTTTTTATAATTCTAACATTTTTAGTCAGTTTCTTTTATATTTACACATGGAGAAAAGCAGGCGTTGAGTATTTTTATTTCTCACTTTTATTTGCTTTACCATTCTTTTTCAATTATAAAGAAGATTATTATTCTATATTATTTATAGTCTTATTTATAGCTTTAAATTTTATAGGATGTTTATTTATTGATTTAGATTTTTTACCCAAAAGTAAGTTTATAAAGCACGATGATTTTAAAATTATACAATTATTGAATATTCTTTTTTCTGTTACTACTTTTTTAATTGATATATTTTTTATTTCCCAAAAAGATAAACTAATCTATGGTTTGATGAAAGAAACCGAAAGCAAAGATTCTACCATTGAAGATCTTGTGAAAATAAATAATGAATTGATGAAGCAGCAAATTATTATTAATAATTTAACAGAAGATAATATCTCAGAAATTTTAGATTTGGCAGAAAATGATTCACCTCTATTTTTAGATAAGTTTCAAATATATTTCCCTGATTTTACCCCTAATATTTTAAAAATTAATTCAAATCTTATTAATTCTGAGATACATATTTGTGCTTTAATGAGGCTTAATTTTGATACCAAAAAAATTGCTCTGTGTACAAACAGCAGTGTAAGAGCAGTTGAAAGTAGAAAATATAGGATACGAAAGAAACTAAATATTCCTTCAGACATCAATATTAACAATTTCATACTTAGGATATAA
- a CDS encoding phosphatidylserine decarboxylase family protein produces MKLHKESKGTIVVASVLFAIIASVAIYFLEMWSLLIIIPILVIYALVFWFFRVPNRDILDHTENVIAPVDGKVVMIKEVEETEFLKEKAIQVSIFMSPLNVHICRYPVSGNVIYKKYHPGKYLVAWHEKSSTENERTTVAVESMTNHKVVFRQIAGYVARRIVFYCNEGDAAKAGHEFGFIKFGSRMDVFLPLDTEITCKIGDKTKGGIDVIARMKD; encoded by the coding sequence ATGAAGTTACATAAAGAATCAAAAGGCACCATCGTAGTTGCCAGTGTATTGTTTGCAATAATTGCGTCGGTAGCTATCTATTTCCTGGAAATGTGGTCGCTTTTAATCATCATACCCATATTAGTTATTTATGCTTTGGTGTTTTGGTTTTTCAGGGTTCCGAATCGTGATATTTTGGATCATACGGAGAATGTCATTGCGCCTGTTGATGGTAAGGTTGTAATGATTAAGGAAGTTGAAGAAACTGAATTTTTAAAGGAAAAAGCCATTCAGGTTTCGATTTTCATGTCTCCGCTTAATGTTCACATTTGTAGATATCCGGTTTCAGGAAACGTTATTTATAAAAAATATCACCCGGGAAAATATTTGGTTGCTTGGCACGAAAAATCTTCTACAGAAAACGAAAGAACAACGGTTGCTGTAGAAAGTATGACGAATCATAAAGTGGTTTTCAGACAGATTGCAGGATATGTAGCGAGAAGAATTGTTTTCTATTGTAATGAAGGCGATGCAGCAAAAGCCGGACATGAGTTTGGTTTCATTAAATTCGGCTCAAGAATGGATGTTTTCTTGCCTCTTGATACAGAAATTACCTGCAAAATCGGCGATAAAACCAAAGGGGGTATCGATGTGATTGCAAGAATGAAAGATTAA